From Bradyrhizobium erythrophlei:
GCCAGATCGTTGCGGGCACGGAGCATGTCCGCCCTTCACCATGGCGACCTCAACGGCGCGATCGCCGACCTCGATCAGGCGCTTCAGCTCGATCCGAGCTTCCTGCCGGCCTACATCGACCGCGGCACCATCCTCTATCGCGTGCGGAAGGTTGGCCGCGCCTTTGCCGATATCGCGGGCGCGAAACGGATCGAGGAGGCAGACCGCGCCAAATCCAGTTCCACGGGCGCAATCGGCAAGAAACCGCACGTTGATCCCGCCACCAAGACTGCATCGGTGACCCCGCCGTCGCTGCGACGAGACGCATCGCAGAACCCGTTGCGAGAGCAAAAGGCGTATCCGCCGATTTGGGAGCGCTGACGCGCAGGTCCCGCCAGGCCGGATGACGGGGTACCTCGGACCGTTCGCGGCATTACAAGGACGGCCTGCACGGTCGTCGCGATTCCCCCTGATCTGTTTGCTCCTGCTCGACCCGGCGCCGCCCAAGGACGTCTACGACGGGCGGTCCCCGCTTTCGTATCTTTCCCCGGGTTTGAGGTAGTGACATTGTTCTTCTTTTGTTCTAGGCTTCATGATTGAAAGTAAACTGCCGAAAATGACGGCTGATCTGGGGGACAGAGCACCATGGGGAAGGTTCGCACCAAGGCCGGTCTTATCCGGATCACGCTTCACAACGACAAAAACACGCCGGAGGAATTCGTCGTTGACCTTCTGTGTCTGGATTTAAGGCGGCCGTTTGCCGACGCCTTAAGGCGATCGATGCGGCCGCCAAACACAGGAAAGCCATTTGCGGGACCTATCCACGCAATATCGGCACCAAGATGTTTGAAGCCGCTCAAAAACGCATTGCGGCTTCGGGCCACCGGCTTCTCCTCACCAGCGATGAAATTGCGGACGAGAGTGAAACACCAGACAGGCAATGCAAGCTCTGTAGCGGATTTTCCAACGAGAACCTGTTCACGCTAAGAGGCGTAAGGACTCTGATTTGCATTGACTGCACAAGCGACATCACGAACGGATTTCCCGAAATCATCCGCAACAAGCAATTCGACCATGCCTGCGACGCGTTGAACTGGCACTTCACCGGCATCCCGCGCGATCAACTGGTCGCGACCACGCGGCAATTCCCGGGTCATATGCGCGCCGATGTTCAGGTTGCCGTCGACAGGCTATTCTCAGCGTCACCGCTCCGTCTTTTCGGCATCTACGAACAGCATCGCTACGAGACGTTGACCTTTGCAGGATTAACCAGGGAAGGCAGGGATGCCTCCGCCATCGCGCCCGCGCAGTATCACGATGTCGATGTCGGCGAGGACGCGCTGGTGAAATGCCTCAACAATGGTCTTTGGCTGTGCCAGGACAAAGATCTGCGCTACGCCGTCGTCCTCTCCTCGCATCGGGAGTACGGCTACGAAGCCCGGACGCGCATCGAAATTGCAGTGCCGGTCGGCGCGGCGGGCGCGCAATTCGTGCAACGCTGTTTCGCCGAGCTGGAGGGCGCGGTCAACGCGGCGCGCTCCTATCGCGGCAAGGTTTTGTCGCTCGATAGCGACAACGAGTATCGGGGCCGATCTAGGGGGATCATGGTCCACAAGCTGCCGCCGGTCCAGCGCGAGGACGTGATCCTGCCTGCGGCAACGATCAAGTTGCTCGACCGCAACGTCCTGAACTTTGTCGGGAGCCGCGCGCAGTTGCGCCGGCTCGGACAATCGACCCGCAAGGGCATCCTGCTCTACGGGCCGCCCGGAACCGGCAAGACCCACACCATCCGCTATCTCGCGAGCAACCTGCCCGATCACACCACCCTGATCATTACCGCCGCCCAGATATCGATGCTTGCCCAGTACATGAGTCTTGCCCGCCTGCTGCAGCCGGCGATGGTCGTGATCGAGGATGTCGATCTCATCGCGCGAGATCGCGACGACATGGGACCGTGCGAGGAATCGATGCTCAACGGCCTTCTCAACGAGATGGATGGACTGAAGCAGGACGCGGATATCCTGTTCGTCCTCACCACCAACCGCCCGGAGCAGCTCGAGGGCGCCTTGGCGAGCCGTCCCGGTCGTATCGACCAGGCGATCGAGGTGCCGCTTCCGGACAGCGTCGGCCGCACGAAACTCGTCCAGCTCTACGGCAGAGGTCTGCCGCTCGGCGATGCCGTCGTGGAGGAGGCCGCGCAGCGGACGAAGGGCGTCAGCGCCGCGTTCATCAAGGAGATGATGCGACGCATCGCCCAGGCAAGCATCGCGCGAGACGGTGGCACGACGGTCGAACCCGGTGATATCGGCGAGGCGCTCGACGACATGCTGTTCGCCGGCGGCAAGCTCAACGTCAAGCTGCTCGGCGGGGCAAAGGAAATGGCCGTCGGATGATGATCCTATCACCGACCAGCCGCGACGAAACTGTAACGCTTTCGTTCCCGAACAGCTGACGCCATGAGAAGCCGCCACAAGGAATCAGACGCCCCAGCGCAGCGCCGCGGTGTGTACCGGGGCATCCCATAATGTCTTCGCCTGGCTGTCGAGCACGGAGACGGTGACGGAGACGCCGGCCATATCGAGGGAGGTGACATAGGACCCGGTCAGGAAACGCGTCGCGGCGATTCCAGCACCGTCCAGGATCCGCCTGGCGCTGTTGACCATCAGATAGAGTTCGATCAGGGGCGTCGCGCCGAAGCCGTTGACGAGCAGCAACACCTCGCTTCCCTTGGTCGGCGCCAGATCCTTCAGGATCGCGTCGAGCAGTTCGGCGGCGATCGCATCGGCGGAAGCCAGCGGCACCCGGCGCCGGCCGGGCTCGCCATGAATACCGACGCCCATTTCCATTTCATTGTCGGCAAGCGTGAAATTCGGTCGACCGGCCGCCGGCACGGTGCACGGCAATAGCGCCACACCCATCGAGCGGGTGCGTTGGTTGACCTCGTCGCCGAGCGTCTTGAGGGCGGCAAGCGGCAGTCCGGTCTCGGCCGCGGCGCCGACCATCTTTTCCACGATCAGCGTCCCCGCGACCCCGCGACGGCCGGTGGTCCAGGTCGATTTCTCGACCGCCACGTCGTCATTCGTCACCACGCTGGCAATCTCCCGCCCGGCCATCTCGGCGGCCATGGTGAAATTCATCACATCGCCTTCGTAGTTCTTGACGATGAAGAGCGCGCCCGCGCCGGTGTCGACGGCTTCCGCGGCCTCGATCATCTGGTCCGGCGTCGGCGAGGTGAAGACCTGGCCGGGACACGCGGCATCGAGCATGCCGAGGCCGACATAGCCCGCATGCAGCGGCTCATGTCCGGAGCCGCCGCCCGAAATCAGCGCGACCTTGCCCGGCTTCAAGGTGCGGCGGCGCACGAATTTGCGTTCGGCACCAAGCAGCAGGATATCGGCGTGCGCGGCCGCAAGGCCATCCAGACTTTCCTCGAGCACCGTATCGGTGCCGTTGATCAGCTTCTTCATAACGTCCTCCCGCTTGTTATTATCTTGCAGTCCCGATCAAGCCGTCAGAGGGGGATGACTTTTCTTCGAATCGTCATCCCCTCTTTGTTTTTTGTTTGAGCATGATCTTTTCCGAAAACCGGTGTCCACTTTTCGGGATCATGCTCTAGCCCACGCTCTCGGCGTAGCGCGCGAGCCGCGCGGCAAAATCGACGATGAGCTGTTCGAGCGCCCGGTTCTTCTTGTCGTCGCCGAGGTCGGGCACGGTCACCGCCAGGGTGCGCGTGCGCGCATCGCGGTGCGGAGCGCGCAGACGTCCGGGATGCGCGCGTCCATAGGCTTCGAGGAAAGCCGCGCGCTCGGCGCCGGACAGATGGCAGACTTCGAAGATGATCGCGACGTGCTTTGCCGGGATCGGCACCAGATAGGCCGGATTGGTGATCTGGGTGACGAAGGAGCGGTTCTTGCCCAGCGCCGCGGCGAGCTTCAGCCGCGTTCCGGACGGCCGGTTGTCGAGCACCCGCCGCAGGATGAGCTTGTATTCCGCGACATTGCTGTCGCCATGTCCGCTCGTGCCCTCGCCTGCATCGTCCATCACGAACCCACCCTTGCGATGGCAGCCTTGAGCCGGGCGACCGCAATCGGCGACACCGACAGCGTCGTCAGGCCGGTGGCGAGCAGCGCCGTCGTCAGGCGCGTATCGGCCCCGGCGTCGCCGCAGAGCGACACCTCGACGCCGCGCTTGCGTCCGGCCTCGACGGTGCTGGCGATCAGCGCCAGCACCGCCGGATTGCCGGTATCGTTGAGGTCGGCGACGGCGCCGATGTCGCGCGCCGCGGCCATGGTGTACTGGGTCAGGTCGTTCGAGCCGATGGAATAGAACGCCGCATCAAAATCCTCGGCGCGGAGCGCGGCCGCCGGGACCTCGACCATGATGCCGAGCGGCGGGCGGGCGCAGGCGACGCCTTTTGCCTTCAGGCCACCGAACTCTTCATCGAGCATGGCGGCGGCCCGATCGAGTTCCGATGGCACGGCAATCATCGGCAGCATCACCTTGAGCGCCCCGTGCACGGCCGCGCGGCACAGCGCCCGTAATTGCACGCGAAACACTTCCGGCCGCGCCAGCGAGAGGCGGATGCCGCGAAGGCCGAGAAACGGATTGCGCTCGTCGTCGACGGTCAGACCTTTGATCGGCTTGTCGCCGCCGGCATCGAGGGTACGGATCGTCACCGGCCGTGCCTCGGCCCAGTCGAGGATGCGCCGATAGACTGCATATTGGGTATCCTCGTCCGGAAGGCCCCGCGACGCCTCGAACAGAAACTCGGTGCGCACCAGGCCGATGCCGTCGCAGATTTTGGGATCGAGGCCTGCGAGGTCTTCCGGCGCGGCGATGTTGAGCAGGACGGCGATCGGCCGACCGTCCGCCGTGTGGGCAGGCTCGGTGCGGCCGGCATCGGCCGCGGTGCGCGCGGCGTTGGCGGCCGCCACGCGGTGCTCGAACAGGCGCAGCGTTTCCGGCTCGGGGTCGAAGATCACAGTACCCGCGTCGCCGTCGACCAGCGCCAATGAAGGCGGATGTCCGTTCCACGATAACGGGCCAAGCCCGACCACCATGGGCGCCCCGCGCGTACGCGCCAGCATCGCGACATGCGAGGAAGGCGAGCCGGCGGCCAGCGCGATGGCGCCGCCGCGCGTCCAGTCGGCGGCAAGAAAAGTGGTCGGCGAGATATCGTCGCCGGCGACGATCGAACTGCCGGTAATCTTCGCGGGTGTATCCCCGCCGCTCAGGCGCGCCAGCACGCGGTCGCGGATATCGGCCAGATCGGCGGCGCGGGCGCGGAAATATTCATCTTCCGCGGCACGATAGCCCGAGATCTCGGCGTCGAGCGCCGAACGCCAGGCGTGGTCGGCGGCAACACCGACCGAGATGGCGTCGTAGGCTCCCTCGGCCAGCGCATCGTCTTCCAGCATCGCGACCTGGAATTCCAGAATGTCCGCCACCTCACCCTGCATCGTCGACATCAGTTCGGCGATCTCGGCTGTCGCGGCTTCGATCGCCGCCTGCAGCGCGGCAGCTTCCTGCGCGGGATCGCCGATCGCCGTCCGTTTCGCAATCGCGGCCGTCAGCACCGTGACCGGGCCGATAGCAAGGCCCGGGGACGCAGCACGGCCGGTGAGATGAATTTCGGTCACCGCCTTATGCCTCGCCAAAACCGTCATGCACCAACGCCAGCAGGGCGGCGAGCGCCGCCTCGCCGTCCGGGCCGGTGACGCGGAAATGCAGCGTCGCGCCCTGCGGCGCTTTCACGCGCATGACCTTGACCGGGCTCTTGGCGTCGGTCCAGGGTCCGTCCGCCGCCAGCGCAAACTCGATCTTCGCCGCAAAACCCTTCGCGCATTGCGTGAGCTTGACCGAGGGCCGCGCGTGCAGACCGACCGGATTGACGAGAACCGCCGAGGCCGTCAGCGGCGCGAAAGTTTCAGCCGCGCGGCCGGCGTTGACATCATGCATAGAATTCCTCCGCGCTACGCTTGACGGCAGCGAGCGGCGAGCCGCCTGACGATTCGGTCGCAGCGATCACGGCGCCCTCGACCACCGGCGCGTTGCACACCACGACGCGCGCGCGCCGGTCTTCGGCCAGCATCTCCACTGCCATTTCTGAATTGGTCTCCGCCCCGCCAAGATCGACCAGGATCGCCACGCCGGCCGGCGACCAGGCTGTCTCGATCGCCTCGAGGATTCCAGCAACATTCGTGCCGAGCCCTCCATCGAGGTCGCCGCCCGTCCAGGCAAGCGGCACGGCGTTGCCGACCATCTGACGCACCATGTCGGCCGCGCCCTCCGCGATCTTGGGGGAATGGGAAACGATGACGATTCCGACATTGCCGGAATTTGAATTGTTCATGTATTTGCCTCGAATTCCAGTATCGCAACTGCCGCGGCGATCAGCAGAGACGCCGAGCGCGAGCCCGGGTCCATGTGACCGATCGAACGTTCGCCGAGAAAGGATGCGCGGCCGCGGATCGCGAGCATCGGCGTGGTGCGATCGGCGGCAAGCGCTGCCTCCGCCGCGATCGCCCTGGCATCGCCGCCATCGGCCAATACCGCTTGTACCGGCACCAACACATCAAGCAAAGTCTTCTGCCCCGCATCCGAGCGTCCGCGCGCCTTGACGGCGTTGATCGCCTTGTCCGTGGCCGCGACGAGATCGGCGCGCGAAGGCTGCTCCGGAAGCGCCTTGCCCAGTTCCATGAAAAACGTGCCGACCAGCGGACCGGAGGCGCCGCCGACCTTCATCACCAGCGTCATTCCGATCGCCTTCAGCATTTCCGGCAGCGACTTGTCCGCAAGGCCGGGCAGCGTCGCCAGCACCGCCTCGAAGCCGCGCTTCATGTTCAGCCCGTGATCGCCGTCGCCGATCGCCTGGTCGAGGCTGGTCAGCTCATCCGCGTGCTCGATCATCGCCGCCGCCAGCGCCCGCACCAGGTTTTCTTTTGCTGCCCGATGGAGTGTCATGCCGCGACCCTTCCGCCGGCCGCATCGAAGAACAGCGGCCTGTTGAGGCGGAGCGACACGACGTCGCCTGCGCCGAGGTTCGCCTCGGGATCGGACAACGTCACGACCGGCTGGCCGCCGAGGTCGAGGTGGAGATGGCTCTGGTCGCCAAGATGCTCGATCCGCGTCACGGTGGCCGACACGTCGCCGCCGCCGCGCGCGATCGTCAGGTGCTCGGTGCGCGCACCGATGGTCTTGGCCGCAGGCGGCACGCCGGCAAACAGGGCCGCCGGCAGCAGGTTGATCGCGGGCTGGCCGAGCCGCGCGGCGACGTAAGCGTTGACCGGGTTCTCGTAGATTTCGCGCGGCGTGCCGATCTGCATCAGCCGCCCGGCCTCAATCACGCCAATCCGCGACGCCATGGTCATGGCTTCGGTCTGGTCGTGGGTGACGTAGAGGATGGTGGCGCCGAGATCGGTCTGGATGCGCTTGAGTTCGAGCCGCATCTCGCCCCGCAGCTTGGCGTCCAGCGAGGACAGCGGCTCGTCCATCAGGTAGATCGCGGGCGAGCGTACCAGCGCCCGGCCGATCGCGACGCGCTGCATCTGCCCGCCCGATAACTGCGTCGCCTTGTTGTCCAGCTTGGTTTCGATGTGGAGCAGCCGCGCCACCTCCTGCACCTTGGCGCGGATCTCGCCCTCCGGCACCCGGCGGATCGGCGCGCGCAGCGCAAAGGCCATGTTCTCGAACACGCTAAGATGCGGATAGAGCGAATATTGCTGGAAAACGAAGGCGACGTCGCGATCGGCCGGCGCATCGCCGGTCACGTCGCGGCCGCCGATCCGGATCGAACCGCGATCCGGCATCTCCAGTCCGGCGATCAGGCGCAATGTCGTGGTCTTGCCGGCGCCGGTCGGCCCGAGCAGCGCGACGAATTCGCCGTCC
This genomic window contains:
- a CDS encoding ATP-binding protein; the encoded protein is MFEAAQKRIAASGHRLLLTSDEIADESETPDRQCKLCSGFSNENLFTLRGVRTLICIDCTSDITNGFPEIIRNKQFDHACDALNWHFTGIPRDQLVATTRQFPGHMRADVQVAVDRLFSASPLRLFGIYEQHRYETLTFAGLTREGRDASAIAPAQYHDVDVGEDALVKCLNNGLWLCQDKDLRYAVVLSSHREYGYEARTRIEIAVPVGAAGAQFVQRCFAELEGAVNAARSYRGKVLSLDSDNEYRGRSRGIMVHKLPPVQREDVILPAATIKLLDRNVLNFVGSRAQLRRLGQSTRKGILLYGPPGTGKTHTIRYLASNLPDHTTLIITAAQISMLAQYMSLARLLQPAMVVIEDVDLIARDRDDMGPCEESMLNGLLNEMDGLKQDADILFVLTTNRPEQLEGALASRPGRIDQAIEVPLPDSVGRTKLVQLYGRGLPLGDAVVEEAAQRTKGVSAAFIKEMMRRIAQASIARDGGTTVEPGDIGEALDDMLFAGGKLNVKLLGGAKEMAVG
- the dhaK gene encoding dihydroxyacetone kinase subunit DhaK; translation: MKKLINGTDTVLEESLDGLAAAHADILLLGAERKFVRRRTLKPGKVALISGGGSGHEPLHAGYVGLGMLDAACPGQVFTSPTPDQMIEAAEAVDTGAGALFIVKNYEGDVMNFTMAAEMAGREIASVVTNDDVAVEKSTWTTGRRGVAGTLIVEKMVGAAAETGLPLAALKTLGDEVNQRTRSMGVALLPCTVPAAGRPNFTLADNEMEMGVGIHGEPGRRRVPLASADAIAAELLDAILKDLAPTKGSEVLLLVNGFGATPLIELYLMVNSARRILDGAGIAATRFLTGSYVTSLDMAGVSVTVSVLDSQAKTLWDAPVHTAALRWGV
- the ptsP gene encoding phosphoenolpyruvate--protein phosphotransferase, with the protein product MTEIHLTGRAASPGLAIGPVTVLTAAIAKRTAIGDPAQEAAALQAAIEAATAEIAELMSTMQGEVADILEFQVAMLEDDALAEGAYDAISVGVAADHAWRSALDAEISGYRAAEDEYFRARAADLADIRDRVLARLSGGDTPAKITGSSIVAGDDISPTTFLAADWTRGGAIALAAGSPSSHVAMLARTRGAPMVVGLGPLSWNGHPPSLALVDGDAGTVIFDPEPETLRLFEHRVAAANAARTAADAGRTEPAHTADGRPIAVLLNIAAPEDLAGLDPKICDGIGLVRTEFLFEASRGLPDEDTQYAVYRRILDWAEARPVTIRTLDAGGDKPIKGLTVDDERNPFLGLRGIRLSLARPEVFRVQLRALCRAAVHGALKVMLPMIAVPSELDRAAAMLDEEFGGLKAKGVACARPPLGIMVEVPAAALRAEDFDAAFYSIGSNDLTQYTMAAARDIGAVADLNDTGNPAVLALIASTVEAGRKRGVEVSLCGDAGADTRLTTALLATGLTTLSVSPIAVARLKAAIARVGS
- a CDS encoding HPr family phosphocarrier protein, with the translated sequence MHDVNAGRAAETFAPLTASAVLVNPVGLHARPSVKLTQCAKGFAAKIEFALAADGPWTDAKSPVKVMRVKAPQGATLHFRVTGPDGEAALAALLALVHDGFGEA
- the dhaM gene encoding dihydroxyacetone kinase phosphoryl donor subunit DhaM, whose product is MNNSNSGNVGIVIVSHSPKIAEGAADMVRQMVGNAVPLAWTGGDLDGGLGTNVAGILEAIETAWSPAGVAILVDLGGAETNSEMAVEMLAEDRRARVVVCNAPVVEGAVIAATESSGGSPLAAVKRSAEEFYA
- the dhaL gene encoding dihydroxyacetone kinase subunit DhaL; the protein is MTLHRAAKENLVRALAAAMIEHADELTSLDQAIGDGDHGLNMKRGFEAVLATLPGLADKSLPEMLKAIGMTLVMKVGGASGPLVGTFFMELGKALPEQPSRADLVAATDKAINAVKARGRSDAGQKTLLDVLVPVQAVLADGGDARAIAAEAALAADRTTPMLAIRGRASFLGERSIGHMDPGSRSASLLIAAAVAILEFEANT
- a CDS encoding ABC transporter ATP-binding protein produces the protein MAEVEIRAVSKAFGKTQAVSDLSLTVADGEFVALLGPTGAGKTTTLRLIAGLEMPDRGSIRIGGRDVTGDAPADRDVAFVFQQYSLYPHLSVFENMAFALRAPIRRVPEGEIRAKVQEVARLLHIETKLDNKATQLSGGQMQRVAIGRALVRSPAIYLMDEPLSSLDAKLRGEMRLELKRIQTDLGATILYVTHDQTEAMTMASRIGVIEAGRLMQIGTPREIYENPVNAYVAARLGQPAINLLPAALFAGVPPAAKTIGARTEHLTIARGGGDVSATVTRIEHLGDQSHLHLDLGGQPVVTLSDPEANLGAGDVVSLRLNRPLFFDAAGGRVAA